A genomic stretch from bacterium includes:
- the cooS gene encoding anaerobic carbon-monoxide dehydrogenase catalytic subunit — MAETKGHSAAPGAQKIIDWSIEHKLETCFDRAQKMKPCPIGKVGVCCKNCNMGPCRLTGKPGEIVTGVCGATVDTVAARNFLKMAAAGTSAHSDHARGMVETLLAVCEGHAPDFQIKDVEKLKKVAGILGIETADRPVIDIGKEVALTLLNDFGRQRGGELNYIKRAPKKTQDRWRKWGIVPRSIDREVVESMHRINIGVDHEPDHLLLQALRVSLADGWGGCMISSDVTDILFGTPKPIQAEGSFGIFREKEVNIVIHGHEPLMAEMIYDVVSEPEMIAYAVGKGAAGINLGGMCCTANEVLMRHGIPTAGGFTNQELGIMTGLVDLMTVDVQCIMPAIANVSKKFHTKILTTNPRAKMVGAEHVEFDEHHAKEIARKIVKMAIDNFPNRTAKGEHITEKFPMIAGFSHEYIEYMQGGKWRGSFRPLNDAIAAGRVRGVVGLAGCDNPRVNATGLHKFIATELIKRDVLIVSTGCGSAACGSSGYLTPENALEHAGPGLREVCEAIGIPPILHLGACVDNSRILTIASAMAAEGGLSDEIGGMPAVGIAPEWMSEKAIAIGCYFAASGVPVIFGGDNPMSGSKEVTKILTETWMERFKGGFFFEPDAQKMLDMALEMIDKARATLKLKKYEPGKFGTEKVLMDMAARREIEKAAKPHVGLS; from the coding sequence ATGGCTGAGACCAAGGGACACAGCGCCGCCCCCGGCGCGCAGAAGATCATCGACTGGTCGATCGAGCACAAGCTCGAGACCTGCTTCGACCGCGCGCAGAAGATGAAGCCCTGCCCGATCGGGAAGGTCGGCGTCTGCTGCAAGAACTGCAACATGGGCCCCTGCCGGCTCACCGGCAAGCCCGGCGAGATCGTCACCGGCGTCTGCGGCGCGACCGTCGACACGGTTGCCGCCCGCAACTTCCTGAAGATGGCGGCCGCCGGCACCTCGGCGCACTCGGACCACGCGCGCGGCATGGTCGAGACGCTGCTCGCGGTCTGCGAGGGCCACGCGCCCGACTTCCAGATCAAGGACGTCGAGAAGCTCAAGAAGGTTGCCGGCATCCTCGGGATCGAGACCGCAGATCGCCCGGTCATCGACATCGGCAAGGAGGTCGCGCTCACGCTCCTCAACGACTTCGGCCGGCAGCGCGGCGGCGAGCTCAACTACATCAAGCGCGCCCCGAAGAAGACCCAGGACCGCTGGCGCAAGTGGGGGATCGTGCCCCGGAGCATCGACCGCGAGGTCGTCGAGTCCATGCACCGCATCAACATCGGCGTCGACCACGAGCCCGACCACCTGCTGCTGCAGGCGCTGCGCGTCTCGCTTGCCGACGGCTGGGGCGGCTGCATGATCTCCTCCGACGTCACCGACATCCTCTTCGGGACGCCGAAGCCGATCCAGGCGGAGGGGAGCTTCGGGATCTTCCGGGAGAAGGAAGTCAACATCGTCATCCACGGCCACGAGCCGCTGATGGCCGAGATGATCTACGACGTCGTCTCCGAGCCCGAGATGATCGCCTACGCGGTCGGCAAGGGCGCCGCGGGCATCAACCTCGGCGGCATGTGCTGCACCGCCAACGAGGTCCTGATGCGCCACGGCATCCCGACCGCCGGCGGCTTCACGAACCAGGAGCTGGGCATCATGACCGGCCTCGTCGACCTGATGACCGTCGACGTGCAGTGCATCATGCCGGCGATCGCCAACGTCTCGAAGAAGTTCCACACCAAGATCCTGACGACGAACCCGCGCGCGAAGATGGTGGGCGCCGAGCACGTCGAGTTCGACGAGCACCACGCCAAGGAGATCGCGCGCAAGATCGTGAAGATGGCGATCGACAACTTCCCGAACCGCACGGCCAAGGGCGAGCACATCACCGAGAAGTTCCCGATGATCGCCGGCTTCTCCCACGAGTACATCGAGTACATGCAGGGCGGCAAGTGGCGCGGCTCCTTCCGGCCGCTCAACGACGCGATCGCCGCCGGCCGCGTCCGCGGCGTCGTCGGCCTCGCCGGCTGCGACAACCCCCGGGTCAACGCGACGGGGCTGCACAAGTTCATCGCCACCGAGCTGATCAAGCGCGACGTGCTGATCGTCTCCACCGGCTGCGGCTCGGCCGCGTGCGGCAGCAGCGGCTACCTCACGCCGGAGAACGCGCTCGAGCACGCGGGCCCCGGCCTGCGCGAGGTCTGCGAGGCGATCGGCATCCCGCCGATCCTGCACCTCGGCGCCTGCGTCGACAACTCGCGCATCCTGACCATCGCCAGCGCGATGGCCGCCGAGGGCGGGCTCTCCGACGAGATCGGCGGCATGCCGGCGGTCGGCATCGCCCCGGAGTGGATGAGCGAGAAGGCGATCGCGATCGGCTGCTACTTCGCGGCCTCGGGCGTCCCGGTCATCTTCGGCGGCGACAACCCCATGAGCGGCAGCAAGGAGGTCACGAAGATCCTGACCGAGACCTGGATGGAGCGCTTCAAGGGCGGGTTCTTCTTCGAGCCGGACGCCCAGAAGATGCTGGACATGGCGCTCGAGATGATCGACAAGGCCCGCGCGACCCTCAAGCTCAAGAAGTACGAGCCGGGCAAGTTCGGCACCGAGAAGGTGCTGATGGACATGGCCGCCCGCCGCGAGATCGAGAAGGCGGCCAAGCCGCACGTCGGCCTCAGCTAG
- a CDS encoding formate--tetrahydrofolate ligase: protein MTAKGAYNPRSMDPTKFKDYQIAQEAMKHLPAPDAWAEKLGLKKDEIIPFGRTPKLDFIKIMNRLKDKPDGKYVEVTAITPTPLGEGKTTVSMGLVQGLGVKGKNVGGALRQPSGGPTMNVKGTAAGGGNALLIPMTEFSLGLTGDINDIMNAHNLAMVALTSRYQHECNYTDEELTKRGLRRLDIDPKNVEMGWIIDFCAQALRKITIGLGGKKDGYPMESRFGIAVSSELMAILAVSRDLRDMRDRIGKITVAYDRTGKAITTTDLDVAGAMTAWMRNTINPTLCYSVEGQPVLIHAGPFANIAIGQNSIISDRLALKMFDYTVTESGFAADIGFEKFWNVKCRLSGNIPNVSVLVATIRAMKMHGGGPRVAPGRPIPEEYTKENLDLVEKGFANVAHMISIIKKSGIVPVVCINQFYTDTKAEHDLVRRLCAEVGVRVAASNHWMYGGEGAAELADVVMDACKEKSNYKPLYELSVPLRQRVEMVAKHVYGADGVIWSPLAEEKAKRFESDKFFADFQTMMVKTHLSLTHDPTLKGVPKGWMLPIRDVLVYSGAKFLCPMAGDISLMPGTASDPAYRRVDVDVETGEVSGLF from the coding sequence ATGACCGCCAAGGGCGCCTACAACCCCCGCTCGATGGACCCGACGAAGTTCAAGGACTACCAGATCGCCCAGGAGGCGATGAAGCACCTGCCGGCCCCGGACGCCTGGGCCGAGAAGCTCGGGCTGAAGAAGGACGAGATCATTCCCTTCGGCCGCACGCCGAAGCTCGACTTCATCAAGATCATGAACCGGCTCAAGGACAAGCCGGACGGCAAGTACGTCGAGGTCACGGCGATCACCCCGACCCCGCTCGGCGAGGGCAAGACGACGGTCTCGATGGGCCTCGTCCAGGGCCTCGGCGTCAAGGGCAAGAACGTCGGCGGCGCGCTGCGCCAGCCCTCGGGCGGCCCGACGATGAACGTCAAGGGCACGGCGGCCGGCGGCGGCAACGCGCTGCTGATCCCGATGACCGAGTTCTCGCTCGGCCTGACCGGCGACATCAACGACATCATGAACGCCCACAACCTGGCGATGGTCGCCCTGACCTCGCGCTACCAGCACGAGTGCAACTACACCGACGAGGAGCTGACCAAGCGCGGTCTGCGCCGGCTGGACATCGACCCGAAGAACGTCGAGATGGGCTGGATCATCGACTTCTGCGCCCAGGCGCTGCGCAAGATCACGATCGGCCTCGGCGGCAAGAAGGACGGCTACCCGATGGAGAGCCGCTTCGGCATCGCGGTCTCCTCCGAGCTGATGGCGATCCTCGCGGTCTCGCGCGACCTGCGCGACATGCGCGACCGCATCGGCAAGATCACCGTGGCCTACGACCGCACCGGCAAGGCGATCACGACCACCGACCTCGACGTCGCCGGCGCGATGACCGCCTGGATGCGCAACACGATCAACCCGACCCTCTGCTACTCGGTCGAGGGCCAGCCGGTGCTCATCCACGCCGGCCCCTTCGCGAACATCGCCATCGGCCAGAACTCGATCATCTCCGACCGCCTCGCGCTCAAGATGTTCGACTACACGGTCACCGAGTCCGGCTTCGCGGCCGACATCGGCTTCGAGAAGTTCTGGAACGTCAAGTGCCGCCTCAGCGGCAACATCCCGAACGTCTCGGTGCTCGTGGCCACGATCCGCGCGATGAAGATGCACGGCGGCGGCCCCCGGGTCGCGCCGGGGCGGCCGATCCCCGAGGAGTACACCAAGGAGAACCTCGACCTGGTCGAGAAGGGCTTCGCCAACGTCGCCCACATGATCAGCATCATCAAGAAGAGCGGCATCGTGCCCGTGGTCTGCATCAACCAGTTCTACACCGACACCAAGGCCGAGCACGATCTGGTGCGGCGGCTCTGCGCGGAGGTGGGCGTGCGCGTCGCGGCCTCCAACCACTGGATGTACGGGGGCGAGGGCGCCGCGGAGCTGGCGGACGTGGTCATGGACGCCTGCAAGGAGAAGTCGAACTACAAGCCGCTCTACGAGCTCTCCGTGCCGCTGCGCCAGCGCGTCGAGATGGTGGCCAAGCACGTCTACGGCGCCGACGGCGTGATCTGGTCGCCGCTGGCCGAGGAGAAGGCCAAGCGCTTCGAGTCCGACAAGTTCTTCGCGGACTTCCAGACGATGATGGTCAAGACGCACCTGTCGCTGACGCACGACCCGACCCTCAAGGGCGTGCCGAAGGGCTGGATGCTGCCGATCCGCGACGTGCTGGTGTACTCGGGCGCGAAGTTCCTCTGCCCCATGGCCGGGGACATCAGCCTCATGCCCGGCACGGCGTCCGACCCGGCGTACCGCCGGGTGGACGTCGACGTCGAGACCGGCGAGGTCTCGGGGCTCTTCTAG